TGTAGTGGAGGCCGTGGGCGCGCGTGGCCGCGGCGCGACGGATGGAATCGCGGTAGTTCGAGTTGCCGCCGTCCACGAGGACGTCCCCGCGGCTCAGCAGCGGCGTCACCTCGGCGATCGTCTGCTCCACCGCCTCACCGGCCGGCACCATCATCCACACGATCCGGGGCGGCTGCAGCAGGCCGACGAGCTCGGCGATGGACGCCGCGGGCGCCGCCCCCTTGGCCGCGGCCTCCGCCCGCACCTCCGGCCGACGCGCGTAGACGGCGATCGTGTGCCCGCGCTGGACGAGGCGGGTGACCATGTTCCCGCCCATGCGTCCGAATCCGACGAATCCCAGTTTCATCGGCGGCCTCCTGCCGTGACGTCCTGGCCGCGCGACGCAATCGCATGCATCAGCTGGTTGAACGAGTCGGCGAACAACTGCACGCCGGAGTCGAGCACGGTCTGCGTGATCGCGTCGAGGCTGAGGCCCAGGCCGGTCAGCGCCGCGACCACGCGCTCGGCGTCGTCCACGCCCTGGATGACCGCGTCAGGCACGATGCGGCCGTGATCGCGCAGCGCCTCGATGGTCTGCGGCGGTAATGTGTTGACGGTGTCCCGGCCGACGAGCGTCTCGACGTACAGGAGATCCGGGTAGGCCGGGTTCTTCGTGCTGGTGCTGGCCCACAGCGGCCGCTGCACCCTGGCGCCCCGGCTCGCGAGCGCCTTCCAGCGGGCGCCGCCGAACGTCTCCTGGAACAGCCGGTACGCCAGCTTGGCGTTGGCGACGGCGACCTTGCCCCGCAGCGCGCGCAGCGCCTCCGCCTGCTCCGGGGGGGCCGCCGCCGCGCGCGCGTCCAGGCGCTTGTCCGCCTCCGTGTCGATCCGGCTGACGAAGAAACTCGCGACCGACGCGATCTGATGGACGGGCTGGCCCGCGCCGACGCGCCGCTCCAGGCCGCGCAGGTACGCCTCCTGCACGCGGCGGTAGGCCTCGATGGCAAAGAGCAGCGTGATGTTGATGTGACGGCCCTCGGCGATCATCTCCTCGATCGCCGGCACGCCCTCGACCGTCCCGGGGATCTTCACCATCACATTGGGCCGGGGGATGAGGCTGTTAAAGCGGCGGACTTCCTGGATCGTCCGCTCGGTATCGTGCGCGAGCAGCGGCGACACCTCGATCGAGACGAACCCGTCGGCGCCGCCGGTGGCGGTGTGCACCGGCCGCAGCGCGTCGGCGGCGGCCCGGATGTCGTCGACGACCAGCGCCTCGTAGATC
This genomic window from bacterium contains:
- the tal gene encoding transaldolase, encoding MDITNTTDGATGRARDPMRALNDAGQSVWLDYIHRGILTSGELGRLVASGVSGVTSNPTIFEKAITGSHDYDDQISRLIAGGKSTTEIYEALVVDDIRAAADALRPVHTATGGADGFVSIEVSPLLAHDTERTIQEVRRFNSLIPRPNVMVKIPGTVEGVPAIEEMIAEGRHINITLLFAIEAYRRVQEAYLRGLERRVGAGQPVHQIASVASFFVSRIDTEADKRLDARAAAAPPEQAEALRALRGKVAVANAKLAYRLFQETFGGARWKALASRGARVQRPLWASTSTKNPAYPDLLYVETLVGRDTVNTLPPQTIEALRDHGRIVPDAVIQGVDDAERVVAALTGLGLSLDAITQTVLDSGVQLFADSFNQLMHAIASRGQDVTAGGRR